The following is a genomic window from Candidatus Obscuribacterales bacterium.
AAAAACTTGCCGTCATAGTAGATGCGCGATAGCCGTGGTACGGTGATCATCTCGTCGCTGAGCACCTCTTGCCAAAGATCCTCAACCTCCGTCACTTTGGTGTAGAAACGGTGACCGCCGATATCAAATCGATAGTCTTTATAGGTTTCGGTGCGTGAGATTCCTCCAACGCGATCGCCACTTTCAAGTACCACAGCAGGACGTTGGTGTTTCGATAACTCATAGGCCGCAGTTAAACCTGCTGGCCCTGCACCCACAACGACAACAGGATTCAAACTCATGAACAGTAACTCTACTCACTCTTAAGAACGCAGGTATGGACGAATACTGAATCGATATAGACGAGGGGCGATCGCAGGGCAGGACAACCCCCTCCCCAAGGGCA
Proteins encoded in this region:
- a CDS encoding FAD-dependent oxidoreductase; the encoded protein is MSLNPVVVVGAGPAGLTAAYELSKHQRPAVVLESGDRVGGISRTETYKDYRFDIGGHRFYTKVTEVEDLWQEVLSDEMITVPRLSRIYYDGKF